A region of the Oncorhynchus gorbuscha isolate QuinsamMale2020 ecotype Even-year linkage group LG02, OgorEven_v1.0, whole genome shotgun sequence genome:
acaattgGAAAATATATGGCACATAGCACAACCAAACGAGGGTGGTCTAGGGTGATAGGTgtgatgggctgagagtggctgagggttgggattaaagagctgaggtctatggtgataggtagaatgggctgagagtggctgagggttgggattaaagagctgaggtctatggtgataggtgggatgggctgagagtggctgaaggttgggattaaagaactgaggtctatggtgataggtgggatgggctgagagtggctgaaggttgggattaaagagctgaggtctatggtgataggtgggatgggctgagagtggctgagggttgggattaaagagctgaggtctatggtgataggtgggataggctgagagtggctgagggttgggattaaagagctgaggtctaggGTGATAGGTgtgatgggctgagagtggctgagggttgggattaaagagctgaggtctatggtgataggtgggatgggctgagagtggttgagggttgggattaaagagctgaggtctatggtgataggtgggatgggctgagagtggctgagggttgggattaaagagctgaggtctatggtgataggtgggatgggctgagagtggctgatggttgggattaaagagctgaagtctatggtgataggtgggataggctgagagtggctgatggttgggattaaagagctgaagtctatggtgataggtgggataggctgagagtggctgagggttgggattaaagagctgaagtctatggtgataggtgggatgggctgagagtggctgagggttgggattaaagagctgaagtctatggtgataggtgggatgggctgagagtggctgatggttgggattaaagagctgaggtctatggtgataggtgggatgggctgagagtgtctgagggttgggattaaagagctgaggtctatggtgataggtgggatgggctgagagtggctgagggttgggattaaagagctgaagtctatggtgataggtgggatgggctgagagtggctgagggttgggattaaagagctgaggtctatggtgataggtgggatgggctgagagtggctgagggttgggattaaagagctgaagtctatggtgataggtgggatgggctgagagtggctgagggttgggattaaagagctgaggtctatggtgataggtgggatgggctgagagtggctgaaggttgggattaaagaactgaggtctatggtgataggtgggatgggctgagagtggctgaaggttgggattaaagagctgaggtctatggtgataggtgggatgggctgagagtggctgagggttgggattaaagagctgaggtctatggtgataggtgggatgggctgagagtggctgagggttgggattaaagagctgaagtctatggtgataggtgggatgggctgagagtggctgatggttgggattaaagagctgaggtctatggtgataggtgggatgggctgagagtgtctgagggttgggattaaagagctgaggtctatggtgataggtgggatgggctgagagtggctgatggttgggattaaagagctgaagtctatggtgataggtgggatgggctgagagtgtctgagggttgggattaaagagctgaagtctatggtgataggtgggatgggctgagagtggctgatggttgggattaaagagctgaagtctatggtgataggtgggatgggctgagagtgtctgagggttgggattaaagagctgaagtctatggtgataggtgggatgggctgagagtggctgagggttgggattaaagagctgaggtctatggtgataggtgggatagGCTGAGAGTgtctgagggttgggattaaagagctgatgtttggtaatgtattattgttataagactgctttatataaaagtaccatatatgtaaaatgtatacataaaatgtatttatatttagtaaaaaaagatttaaaaaacTACATGATTTCCCCCCTCAGAAGAGTGGGGGggttaataataaaaaatataaaaaatgtttaaagttatatttgtggatttatatttgagtaatttagcagacctAATACATACATATGATTTGGTGATTCATATACACATGTTGAATCAGCATGGTAAAGTAGTGTGTTTGTGACTGTTTCCTCACCCTTCAGTAGAGTTGTTGAGTTGAGTTTCAGCAGAATTGTTGCGATGTCCTGCATCTTTACTCTGCTGCTGGGCCTTAAGCAGGGTTGCGGCCCTCTGGGCTCCCTCCTCACCCTCGTACTCCCTGAGGTCTTTTACATCCTTCATCTGCCCCGTCAGGACTTTCGCCACAAAtgccactatatactgtagggagagagagggggggtggggatcaggggttagaggggagagaggtttgATGTCACATATTCAGCCCAGTTTATTTTGAATGTATCAACCCCTGACAGAGGCATTAGACATATTAGGCTAATACGAATGGAAAAGACCAAGTAATAGTCATAAAACTGTCAAGACATGTTATTTACTAATTGGGAACACATATCTGTGAGGGGTTGCCCTCTCTGAATTAGATTAGTGTTGTTTAACCTAGAGTCTGACTAATGAGGTAGCTACAGTATGTTTTGCACACCACTGTGAGATTTGTGACCTGCTGCAGACGGAGGTCCAACACTCACCAAAAACCAGTAGATATTCATGCAGAGGAGTGTCAAGAGGAGTGAGTTGAAGAAGAAGTAGAAGGGTATGTTTGGGACTGACTGGAGGCTGGACACACAGGTGGCGTACAGAACCTTCAGAGGGAACCAGTAGAGACGAAACCAAAACCTGCATAGAGGAACAGTGTTATTCAGACGCTTTAGggtagaaagtgtgtgtgtgtgtgtgtgtgtgtgtgtgtgtgtgtgtgtgtgtgtgtgtgtgtgtgtgtgtgtgtgtgtgtgtgtgtgtgtgtgtgtgtgtacccaggcATGCAGGTATGTGTGCTTGTTAGTtctggggaagctactctgaacatATAGTTACCAAGCAAGGGCTCTAGAGTGCAACCATTTTACTAGCATATGCGCCTAAATATTTTGCTATGGGATCTGGATTTCTTTATTTAGGAGTAGCGTGCACCTAGAAACAATTACCCAGATGATAATTATTGCAATGATTATTTCACTGTACAACAGCCCCTGAGTGTCATGGAGAATACACTGAGCGCAGATTCATGATTTCATGCTTGTACCATTACAACAAAGAAAACGTCTTGTTACTGCGAATATTTTTCATTGTGATCCTCGTCAAAAAACGTCAGCGTAGAGCCCTGCAATCTACCAATTAattcacactggaagaagttacGTTACGCTGAAGTTACCCTTAAGAAAAATATAGTTTACTATTCTAAACTATTTTGAAGGACATTTTATTTTGTACATCATGTCTTTGGTGTCAACAGTCCTTGGTTGTTGCCTGTGCCTGGTAAATatatgaggggggggggtgtcatgACTATTTGGCAGAACACCCAGAATATGTTCTTTAAATTAAGGTAGGAGACGGTGCCAGACACATCCCGGAACCAACGCCtatgtaacctgtctgtaaccagTATATAGGGGAACTAAACGGGACTGCCCCATTAGAGCTCCTGACAGACGTTCACTATGGTGCATCAAGTTTGTTGGAATCTCTCCAGATAATTGAACataaacaatgattcatttaagattgacttcgactgtccctgtgtaagaatttTCATGACagttcactacatccaaactactttgtGATAATTTTTCATATCTAAATCTGTAATGTCCTAGACTACAAATTGCAAGGTCAGATCACTCTGGAGTAAGATGTTAACAGAATGTTTCAAGATTAAATTAGAAAGGAGTAATgctgaaaaagaaaggaaattctttcctacttcacccatattttattttctatttgCAAAGAAagttgtgtagttccagtagttagctacaccactaaAAGGCAAAACAAGTAATTAACTACTGAAACATTACTTAGATTGgaatttagttcaactaccaccaagctactgaaACATGTAGTTAAATcactagttgaactacatgttgTACACTACTCTCCAACACTggtgcttgtctgtgtgtgtcttctctctcctcaccaggtgATGCTGAAGCTGACAGAGCCCATGTTGGACAGGATGTCGTTGATGAGGTAGTAGCCCCCTCCACGGGTCTTGAAGTATACATTGAGCTTGGTGAACTCCAGCTGGATGTCATTGATGTCGTGGAGGAACAACACCAGCAACCCAATGTTGTGGAatctgagaggagagagcagtggggagcaCAGTGTCAGTACACAAACAATATTAGCCGAGGACATAGCTGTGCTGTTATCTGGATGGTGCAATGTGAAAGCCAAGGGGTTAGTCTTAGTCAATGACACGGATTGACTTTGAAACAAATATTGTTTAAAGCAAGAGAACAGTCATCAAATAACAGTTTTTTTCAACATCAAATAACCTAGAGCCCTTTTACACTATGACAAATCAGGTTTCTGcattcttagaaaaaagggttaaaaaaaagtttttcacctgtccccataggagaacactttttggttccatttaaaacccctttttggttccattttcctctgtggaaagggttctacatggaacccaaaactgTTCCTCTTgtaaccaaaagtgttctacctggaaccaacaagggttcttcaaagggttctcctatggggccCAATATTGTTTTCTAAGAGTGTGATTCGACAACTCGACAAAAGCATCTACAACTATCGTTTACAACTATTGCTTAGAGGATATGTTGCCAATATTTCATCAATGTCCCTGAAAGGCAATAGATTACAAAGCATCACATTGCGATAGTCTTTTCCAAACCTGGGGCCACCAGACAGGCAGGGAGTGGTCAGCTACCTGAAAGCGTAGGAGAAGGTGATGAGGGCCAGGGTGATGACGTGGTGCACCACCATGACGGTAGAATCCTTCCTCCAGGCATCCATGTAGACCGTGGCATAGATGGAGTGTCCGTAGAAGCTGCCCTGGATCAGGTAGGCGATGGCGATGTCCGTGGGCACTGTCATGCCACGCTTCCAttctgggagagggagaagacagagagagaggctaaggatTAGAGGAGCGGCCTGGGGGATATTCCACAGGAGAAAGACAAACACATGCtggcatacacacacgcacatgcacgtacacacaaacaTGC
Encoded here:
- the LOC123998665 gene encoding ceramide synthase 1-like isoform X3 — encoded protein: MPESSWKLVFYTMSWSYSTYLLFFTNYTFFHDPPSVFYEWKRGMTVPTDIAIAYLIQGSFYGHSIYATVYMDAWRKDSTVMVVHHVITLALITFSYAFRFHNIGLLVLFLHDINDIQLEFTKLNVYFKTRGGGYYLINDILSNMGSVSFSITWFWFRLYWFPLKVLYATCVSSLQSVPNIPFYFFFNSLLLTLLCMNIYWFLYIVAFVAKVLTGQMKDVKDLREYEGEEGAQRAATLLKAQQQSKDAGHRNNSAETQLNNSTEGKHLQNGITKEKHL
- the LOC123998665 gene encoding ceramide synthase 1-like isoform X1; its protein translation is MDSHTGDDISVVEVEPMPGYADLITRASTVMPSALRGCSTCGLELSKSTLLDNAYITWTEIGLFFICAVMWTQIRRGLTECLFQPFAQWCSLQPKDSAKMPESSWKLVFYTMSWSYSTYLLFFTNYTFFHDPPSVFYEWKRGMTVPTDIAIAYLIQGSFYGHSIYATVYMDAWRKDSTVMVVHHVITLALITFSYAFRFHNIGLLVLFLHDINDIQLEFTKLNVYFKTRGGGYYLINDILSNMGSVSFSITWFWFRLYWFPLKVLYATCVSSLQSVPNIPFYFFFNSLLLTLLCMNIYWFLYIVAFVAKVLTGQMKDVKDLREYEGEEGAQRAATLLKAQQQSKDAGHRNNSAETQLNNSTEGKHLQNGITKEKHL
- the LOC123998665 gene encoding ceramide synthase 1-like isoform X2 gives rise to the protein MDSHTGDDISVVEVEPMPGYADLITRASTVMPSALRGCSTCGLELSKSTLLDNAYITWTEIGLFFICAVMWTQIRRGLTECLFQPFAQWCSLQPKDSAKMPESSWKLVFYTMSWSYSTYLLFFTNYTFFHDPPSVFYEWKRGMTVPTDIAIAYLIQGSFYGHSIYATVYMDAWRKDSTVMVVHHVITLALITFSYAFRFHNIGLLVLFLHDINDIQLEFTKLNVYFKTRGGGYYLINDILSNMGSVSFSITWFWFRLYWFPLKVLYATCVSSLQSVPNIPFYFFFNSLLLTLLCMNIYWFLYIVAFVAKVLTGQMKDVKDLREYEGEEGAQRAATLLKAQQQSKDAGHRNNSAETQLNNSTEGSNNMNLCVTQK